The genomic region CGGGATCGCCTGCTCGACGTTCGCCATCACGCCCAGCACACCGACCACCGGGGTGGGCAGAATCGGCGTCTCGCCCGTCTGGTTGTAGAAGGAGACGTTGCCGCCGGACACCGGGATGGCGAGCTCAGCGGAGCCGTCGGCAAGCCCATGCACCGCCTCGCGGAACTGCCACATCACATCGGGGTTCTCCGGGGAACCGAAGTTCAGGCAGTTGGTCACCGCGACCGGGGTTGCGCCGGTGACGGCGACGTTGCGGTAGGCCTCCGCGAGCGCGAGGCGCGCACCCATGTTCGGGTCGAGGTAGGTGTAGCGGCCGGACGCGTCCGCAGAGACAGCCACGCCGCGGTTGGTCTCCTCGTTGATGCGCAGCACGCCGGAGTTGGCGTACTTGGCCTGCACGGTGTTGCCGCGCACGTAGCGGTCGTACTGCTCAGTGATGAAGTCGCGCGAGCACAGCGCGGGCGATGCGACCATCTTCAGCCATGCGTCCTTGATGTCGCTGTGCTTCTCGACGTCACCTCCGGCCTGCACACCGTCCTGCCAATCCGGGCGCGCGTAGGGGCGCTCGTAGACCGGGCCCTCGTCGATGGTTGACGGCGGGGCGTCCACGACGAGTTCGCCGTTGTGGAAGACCTGCAGGCGGTCCTGGTCCGAGGTGACCTCGCCGATCACCGCTGCGCCGACGTCCCACTTGGCGCAGATCTCCATGAACTTGTCCACGTCCTCCGGCGCCACAACAGCGCACATGCGCTCCTGCGACTCGGAAGCGAGGATCTCGGCTGCGGACATGTTCTCCGCGCGCAGCGGCACGTTGTCCAGGTTGACGGTCATGCCGCCGTCGCCAGAGGCCGCAAGCTCAGAGGTGGCGCACGACAGGCCGCCGCCGCCGAGATCCTGGATGCCTTCGACCACGCCGGCGGCATACAGCTCGAGGCAGCACTCGATCAGGACCTTCTCCGCGAACGGGTCGCCCACCTGCACGGCCGGCAGCTTGCGCTCTTCGCCTTCTTCGAAGGTGGCGGAGCCGAGCACGGACACGCCACCGATGCCGTCCAGGCCGGTGCGGGAGCCGAAGAGGATGACCTTGTTGCCGGTGCCGGAAGCGAACGCGAGGTGGAGGTCCTCCACCTTCAGCGTGCCCACGCACAGCGCGTTGACCAGCGGGTTGCCGGCGTATGCGGGGTCGAAGACGGTCTCGCCGCCGATGTTGGGCAGGCCCAGGCAATTGCCGTAGCCGCCGATGCCGTGGACCACGCCCGGCAGGACGCGCTTGGTGTCGTCCGCGTGCATCGCGCCG from Corynebacterium fournieri harbors:
- the purL gene encoding phosphoribosylformylglycinamidine synthase subunit PurL; translated protein: MTVHNDTVQNAFDTPELEQPYIELGLKDDEYAKIKGILGRRPTDAELTLYSVMWSEHCSYKSSKTHLRYFGQTMTEEMASKILAGIGENAGVVDIGDGDAVTFRVESHNHPSFVEPYQGAATGVGGIVRDIMAMGARPIAVMDQLRFGAMHADDTKRVLPGVVHGIGGYGNCLGLPNIGGETVFDPAYAGNPLVNALCVGTLKVEDLHLAFASGTGNKVILFGSRTGLDGIGGVSVLGSATFEEGEERKLPAVQVGDPFAEKVLIECCLELYAAGVVEGIQDLGGGGLSCATSELAASGDGGMTVNLDNVPLRAENMSAAEILASESQERMCAVVAPEDVDKFMEICAKWDVGAAVIGEVTSDQDRLQVFHNGELVVDAPPSTIDEGPVYERPYARPDWQDGVQAGGDVEKHSDIKDAWLKMVASPALCSRDFITEQYDRYVRGNTVQAKYANSGVLRINEETNRGVAVSADASGRYTYLDPNMGARLALAEAYRNVAVTGATPVAVTNCLNFGSPENPDVMWQFREAVHGLADGSAELAIPVSGGNVSFYNQTGETPILPTPVVGVLGVMANVEQAIPHALPSADEQYTLLLLGETKDEFGGSVWQDISGAGLSGLPPQVDLANEARLAQFFAGNAAGIAAAHDLSEGGLSQAVFELLLGSDKGAQLNLEGVHEDAFTALFSESASRVLVAVTSDRAEAAVEQATAAGIPVAVLGETTDDGVLQVAGHQIAMTELAGAWAATMPSHFAAATAPNAAV